One Pseudomonas sp. AN-1 genomic region harbors:
- a CDS encoding FAD-dependent oxidoreductase, protein MPFSLLKYGLSSDYPVDVDLPAPKELKSSYDVVIIGGGGHGLATAYYLAKYHGITNVAVLEKAYLGGGNTARNTAVIRSNYLTSEGVKFYAESVRLFKELSNEFDFNIMYSERGQLTLAHTDATVRAFRQRAEVNKHFGGRTEMIDRQQIRELVPTLNLDPGHLPVLAGLWHIDGATARHDAVAWGYAKQAAKRGVEIHQLTEVQDFVVERGKVVAVKTNRGTVKCGCAVQAIAGHSSLLLNKLGIRAPIHSYPLQAMVTQPFKPFLDPLVSSSALHCYVQQTGRGEVVIGGGSDPYPLYNTRSTLDLKEGLLAHAIEMFPFLANARLMRQWAGITDMTPDYSPIMGRSPIDNYYLDAGWGTWGFKSTPICGKTMAELVASGGRTPELIAPFALERFSTFQQVNEMGATAASH, encoded by the coding sequence ATGCCGTTCAGCCTGCTGAAATACGGCCTGTCTTCGGACTACCCGGTGGATGTCGATCTGCCGGCGCCGAAGGAACTGAAGTCGTCCTACGACGTGGTGATCATCGGCGGTGGCGGCCACGGCCTGGCCACCGCCTACTACCTGGCCAAGTACCACGGCATCACCAACGTGGCGGTGCTGGAGAAGGCCTACCTGGGCGGCGGCAACACCGCGCGCAACACCGCGGTGATCCGCTCCAACTACCTCACCTCGGAAGGCGTGAAGTTCTACGCCGAGTCGGTGCGGCTGTTCAAGGAGCTGTCCAACGAGTTCGACTTCAACATCATGTACTCCGAGCGCGGCCAGCTGACCCTGGCGCACACCGATGCCACGGTGCGCGCCTTCCGCCAGCGCGCCGAGGTCAACAAGCACTTCGGCGGGCGTACCGAGATGATCGACCGCCAGCAGATCCGCGAGCTGGTGCCGACCCTCAACCTCGACCCCGGCCACCTGCCGGTGCTCGCCGGTCTGTGGCACATCGACGGCGCCACCGCGCGCCACGACGCGGTGGCCTGGGGCTACGCCAAGCAGGCGGCCAAGCGCGGCGTGGAGATCCACCAGCTCACCGAGGTGCAGGACTTCGTGGTCGAGCGCGGCAAGGTGGTGGCGGTGAAGACCAACCGCGGCACGGTGAAGTGCGGCTGCGCGGTGCAGGCCATCGCCGGGCACAGCTCGCTGCTGCTCAACAAGCTGGGCATCCGCGCGCCTATCCACAGCTACCCGCTGCAGGCGATGGTCACCCAGCCGTTCAAGCCGTTCCTCGACCCGCTGGTCAGCTCCTCGGCGCTGCACTGCTACGTGCAGCAGACCGGTCGCGGCGAGGTGGTGATCGGCGGCGGCTCCGACCCCTACCCGCTGTACAACACCCGCTCGACCCTGGACCTCAAGGAAGGCCTGCTGGCCCACGCCATCGAGATGTTCCCGTTCCTGGCCAACGCCAGGCTGATGCGCCAGTGGGCGGGGATCACCGACATGACCCCGGACTACAGCCCGATCATGGGCCGCTCGCCCATCGACAACTACTACCTCGACGCCGGCTGGGGCACCTGGGGCTTCAAGTCGACGCCGATCTGCGGCAAGACCATGGCCGAACTGGTGGCCAGCGGCGGCAGGACGCCGGAGCTGATCGCACCCTTCGCCCTGGAGCGTTTCTCGACCTTCCAGCAGGTCAACGAAATGGGCGCCACCGCCGCCAGCCACTGA